From Oryza sativa Japonica Group chromosome 4, ASM3414082v1, one genomic window encodes:
- the LOC4336328 gene encoding uncharacterized protein, protein MNSAAETETEGGGGAAAVEPQVVVVERVVTVEYLEPSMSRGLLGMFPDSSAFDFDYSQSGIWSPLNKVPRASSSPPPPPRSGGGGAEGSRDFLIANPKRRARAAIGGRSSRSRRRRLRLRREDGSFLNLHETGCARLDFSPPPPSSPLPAKEEGWRRVLKAAIRKFKSRQRRSRPAPLLQMMLPTL, encoded by the exons ATGAATAGTGCGGCGGAGACAGAGaccgagggaggcggcggcgccgcggccgtggagccgcaggtggtggtggtggagcgcgTGGTGACGGTGGAGTACCTGGAGCCGTCCATGTCGCGGGGCCTGCTCGGCATGTTCCCGGACTCCTCCGCCTTCGACTTCGACTACTCCCAGAGCGGCATCTGGTCCCCGCTGAACAAGGTGccccgcgcgtcgtcgtcgccgccgccgccgccgcgctccggcggaggcggggccGAGGGCTCGAGGGACTTTCTCATCGCCAACCCGAAGCGCAGGGCGAGGGCCGCCATCGGGGGCAGGTCGTcgaggtcgcggcggcggcggctgaggctGCGGCGGGAGGACGGCTCATTCCTGAACCTCCACGAGACGGGCTGCGCGAGGCTggacttctcgccgccgccaccatcgtcgCCTCTCCCGGCCAAG GAGGAAGGGTGGAGGCGGGTGCTCAAGGCGGCGATCAGGAAGTTCAAATCGCGGCAGCGCCGATCCCGGCCGGCTCCCCTGCTCCAGATGATGCTGCCAACgctatga